The Gouania willdenowi chromosome 3, fGouWil2.1, whole genome shotgun sequence genome includes the window GACAGGAAATAggtaaaatgggttaaaaagttGCCCCCTTTTAAAGGTTTTCTAGGGGAATATTAATTAAAGTtcagacataaagagccacgtgttgagcatcactgacttaataatggcttctacATTGTGTCGCTGacaatgtagtgggctggtaaATGCCATGGCGGTATTTTTTGTCCCAGTCTCCTGCTAGGAGAGGACATGTATTTCCCTCCTGGTGGTCGAGATACTCTAGTAGTGGCTTGCTTGTTCCCTGTCCCCCCTGCTTGCTTCCCTAACCTGGTGTGATCCCTGCAGAGCAAGACTCCCTCTCCCTCTTCCCTCTGCCTCAGCCTCAGCCACACCACCCTACTGGGGTTGATGACAAGCTGGATGTGCCTGAAACTGACTTTGACAACCGAGTGCAGGTGGTTGGCACCAACAGCCAGGATGGCTTTGGTGGTCAGAGCCAGCATGTGGAGTACACTGAGTTCAACAACAATGGAGACAGCAACAGGTTGAACGGGAACCGTGGCAACCCGCAGTCCCCCTATGGGCAAGTGCGTGAGCCGCTGGTCTTTGTGCCCCCCCCTGATTCAGAAGGCCGCAGGCGGCCGGTCGTAAAGCTGGACGCTCCTGTTGGATTTGCGTTTGGTAACGAGACGGGAAGGCCACAGGAGGCCCAGACTCAGACCTCCATCTCCTGGAGTCCTTACAAGCAGAGCAACGCCTACGTGGTGTCCTGCAACCCTATCACACACTTAAATGAAAAGATGTTCCAGGTGAGCTCCATGTTTCACACCACCTCAGAAATGTCTATTCATTCATCTATTCAAatgtcactctctctctctctctctctgtaggtCCGCCTGCCAGGCACAGCCACCACCGCCACCCTAATAGGACTCACACCGGGAGCAAACTACAACGTGCTGGTGGAGGCACTGATGGGTGCGCTCAAACACAAAGTTCTGGAACAGGTCGTCACGGCTGGAAACACAAGTAAGAAACCTGTGGACGCTGTTGGGTTCTTATGATTTATGGACTTGTGTTCCTCCATGATGTACGAGACAACAGCCTGTGGTTATTAAAGTGAAGAGAATTCAATGAAATGAAATTCAGTGTTTCTGCATCCTTTAAATTCCACTTTTGAATATATTAAAAGTAATGAAATACTGTCctgttttcctgttattttccCTCAGTCCAAGAGAGACTTCCTTCCAACAAGGACTCGTGCTACGACGCCTTCACTGCAACCTACCATGACGTCGGTGCTGAGTGGGAGCGCATGTCAGAGACCGGCTTCAAGCTCTGGTGCAGGTGTCTGGGTTTGGGCAGTGGCCACTTCAGATGTGACTCGTCCAGTAAGTTATAGGAAATGTTTTCTATAGTTCATCACGAAACATTGGTCTTAAGCATTCCCCacattctttttctctctctctgtccatCCTTAGAGTGGTGTCATGACAACGGCATCAACCATCGCATTGGAGAGAGGTGGGATCGTCAAGGGGAGAACGGTCACCTCATGAGCTGCACTTGCTTGGGAAATGGCAAAGGAGAGTTTAAGTGTGAACCACGTAAGGCCTTACATCACACTCTGGGAAAGTGTCTTTGAAAAGGAAAAGGATGTAAAATAACTTTCATTTCTGCCCACACAGACCAGTCAGTCTGCTATGACGACGGCAAAACGTACCAGGTGGGCAACCAGTGGCAGAAGGAGTATCTGGGTGCGATCTGCACATGCACGTGCTTTGGAGGACAGCAGGTGAGACCCGACAGCCTGTTTGAATGCAGGTTTCTTTTtcactcattaaaaaaaagtcctgcAGCAAACCAttaaactagggatgcaccatATTGGATTTTATACCAATATGATATCTTACAACTCATCAGAGATCATCTACACACAGAATTATTCTGCATACTCATAATTCTGTTGGATTGCTGGTAAACGCAGACATAAaataaagctgaaaaaaaaacaccagtaatGATTCCTTgagcaaaataagaaaaatacttcAACTTAAGTTATGTAAATTAAAACATGTCACatttattactactactactactattgttCGGACCCAGACCTCAGACAAAACTGACTATTATTCCGGTGTCACGGTCcaagtttacctccgtactgagattataacccaaATCTAACtctacatatacaaaaaaaagaaacattttagggtatttcctgggttaaggctaaaataaaactggtgAAACTACAAGCTAGGACATGGATCCAGCTTACTGCGCAGAAGTGCCAGAACTATAGTCAGGAttgtctgaggtccgggtcTGGACCAATAGCAACAGTCTATTTATTAATTAAGGTACTTGCAGCCTATCTTACTAAAAACAGTTTCTACCTACTTACATTGTCCAAGCATTCTGCGTCTGCTATGAGGAAAAAACTCAAACTGTTTCTAAATGATTAAATTCATCGAATTATGTTGGTTGATTTACAAGCACTCCTGCAgtctgctccacacacacaagatggctTAGTCTCAGCTACATATATGATGATCGAGGAAGCAAAGCCTGTTATTTTATTGGTTAATCGTATCGGTGGAATTTACTTTGCAACATACATACACGACAATGACGAAGACAACAGTGTAAGATCCAGAAAAGACACCTGAAACGACATTTACAAATCCTTCGCTTTacaataaagtgtgtgtgtgtgtgtgtgtgtgtgtgaagaaaaTTGGGagaagaaataaataacttttaaaaaaaaaaaggggaaaaaaaaaggataattgatgacaaagaaaaaaagcagataaagataaataaatgaaccatTAAAGGTCGACACacacaaatgtaatgaaattaaataataaataaaatacaataatagcCCTGGTGTCCTGAGAGAAAGAGGGGCCAAACCGGGCAGGCATTGGAGAGATGGCGACACTTGGTCTCGCCTCTATAAGCAATGAGACGCCTACAATATAGATGTCTATAAGATGATCAAGGAAGCAAGCCTGTTATTTTATCAGTTGATATCGTCGGAATGGCCGATATAATTACCATAGATTGGCAAGAAATATGTGTTCCCTCTATAGATATTAACAAAGTTTATATCTGACTTAACATTGGCACCCtggtgtataaaaaaaaaaaaagcacattgaCGGAAAATTCCTTGATGTCATTAATGACTGTTTTATCTAATTAGGGCTGGCGATGTGAGGACTGTCAAAAACCCGATTCAGGTCTCGATACCAGTTTGCTGCGGCCCGTCAGATATAGAGACAACACACTGCGCAAGGTGAGGAGGATTTATATTGAAATACAATGTTCATAAATTAGTCTTCATAGTTTTGGCagtgattttatttatatttgttcagTAATTTAACACCGAGTTGTATGCACATTTTCCTGCAGAAAATTCACTGCCCCATCGAGTGTCTCCGGCCTGATCTACTGGCAGATGCTCACGTTCCTCAGTAGTGAACATCTCAAGCCGTCTGTCAGCTTTGCTTCCTCACCATTCAGTTCCTGCACTGTCCTGCCTTGTAGAAGCTTTAATGCTTGTGATCAAGTGTAATGAAAACTCTCCGTCTGTTTCACTGCTGTTTGGTCCATCTGCATTATGTTTAAAAGCCAGTCTTCGTCACTGTTAACCGATGTCAAAACttcttcaataaaaataaagaaaatctgcTCACATACAACATGATCCAACAAAGTCAGAACCATGCACTCAATTTCTTCATTTGTAGCCTCATGAATACACACgctttcaatcaaaaaaagcaCTGTTAatcatgtatttttaatgttttgatcattttaatgaaGCCATTGAAGAATACCACTGTGTGATTGACAAATCcaaacaaaaatgtctttaCTAATTTATCCCTTGAATCTCAAATTGTGCAAGTGTGTGAAGGAGAACACCAGAATgtgaatatttcatttttccTCACTTTTTTGTAAGTGCCAAACATGTTTCTAACTTTGAGATGTTCCTCACCTTAATAAAGCTGGGGAGATCCTGAACCCTACTCTGAGAATcatgagttttgtttttttacaaaaagggaTGTAATGATTTTAATGAGAATTAACCTTATGTGGAAAAAACAAATTGGTACTGAGGCATTggtccttgtctgcacatgctgtcaaagattaacactacatgaagtgcaatcttttcacgccagcaatgcatgttttgttattgcaaataacactaatttattttattgcatacttgtgaccatcaccagccctccctaaggaagggtaagaaacactttattaaagggaggatataaaaagagagggcagtatTACACTAAGGTGAGGGGAAGGTAACAGGGAAGagagagtcagggtaggacaatggaaggggtggggaaagagtcgactgttttaaggtgtgagtgcaatgtgatgttatagttgagcatattgtgttgtgtaagaGGCATCGTTTACGAGTAAAGCAATTGACGTAAAAATTACTTAAAGTGTAAAAAGAACACAAGAGCTGTTTACTGCCAATATCACTTTATTTTGTAACTATTCAGACATTTAATACCTTTTGAGAGCCGTGATGTACTCAACGTTAGGAGCAATAGTCAGGAATGTCGTGTTAAGGAATAACTTCTACAGACAGGAGTCTATGAGAAACAGCATCATACATGATGAAGCTGCTCAGTGGTGGAAGAGTCGCAGGTTGGTGTGCACCAATGTGATGCCTTGCTCATTACAGGCGTTGATCACGACCGCATCAGCAGCAGAGCCTGCAGGAGCAGCGATGTATGCGACCccgctctacacacacacacacaggagatgGTTAGAAACCAATAACCGTTACTGCATTCCAAAAGGATTCACTTCAAGCATTTTCAGGATTTAACAGATAAACAATACTTGAAAACTAATATGAACATTGTGATATTTACCCGTTTAGCTCGATCTATATTGTCTCTGAAAGGAAAAAAGGCGTCAGAACTGACAGCCACTGCCTTCAGGGAACTGATCCAGTTCTTTTTCTCCGTCTGTGACAGAGGCGGCGGCACCTCATCAAACATTGATTTCCACACCTCCAAGTCTGGGCCCTgacaacacatacacacacttctGCTTATTTCATTATTTCTCCTTGTGTGCCCCGTAACACGCCATTACCTTTTACAAAGAAAAGATTTAGGATATCAGCTTAAGCGGAGTTTACTTGTAAAGAGACATTTTTTCCAActtgtgcatttgtttgttgCAGAAAAAACTAGTGTAATTCACATGATAATTACTAGACCTCTATAAGGAAGGGTATGATAACCTTCATTAGGGGATGATATTTAGTCAAATCACAGTGCTACATCTGAGTGAAAGCAGAAGAAAGGTTTAAGGTCTCATTGGGAATATCCAACTCGCTCTGTTGACTCACTCCTCATAAgggggagttttttttttttttttttaaacaaaaactttaTTGACTAAGCTCTGCAGGTGAACCAAACGGCTGTGAGTCACAGTCAGTGAAACATAATTGCACGACGCAGCCAGTTTGTCTGCATGAGAAAAGCGTTTAGTCCGTGCTCACCAGTAATTCTCGTGGTGACGTGACGcacatttaagactttttaaggccttttatttgtaaaaagatatttaagacattttatggACCCACGGTCACCCTGTAGTGTTCGTGTGAAACAGAGTAGAAAATGTTGTGCCATTAAGGAGTCTTAGGAGTGTTTAatatacacaataacacaactCACTAATCAATTAACTTACTAAACAGTATGGTTTCGTCTAACTCAACATCCTGTGTGTTTAATTTTTCCTAATTTCTAGTTTTATTACCGTTTAACCATTATTTAACATTatgattttaaattacattgcTCATGTGCATTTCAAATCAGAAAAGCAGAGTAAATGTTTACTAATGAATCCCCTAAAAGAGGCTCTCACCTCTCCGATGGTGTCACTGACGTACTGGTCGATGGCGTTGGCCATCTCTGCTCGTTTCACACCACTACGAAACCTGAAGCTCAGAACACTGGGGTGATGTCGCAGCCACCAGTTATCAGCTTTGTCCCCGGCCAGCCGTGTGCAGTGGATACGAGACTGCTGACCAGCACCGATACCGATAACCTGAAATGATCAGATGAGGAGAGAGAAACTCTAGGCTACGCTTCGTTTTCTTTCCTCGTGTAACAAACCTCTTCTTACCTGTCCATCTTTAGCATAGCAAACAGAGTTAGACTGAGTGTACTTGACAGCAATGGTTGCCACAATGAGGTCCCGCACAGCCTCCTCAGAGAGCTAGTAGAACAAAGAAAGTGAAccaaatgttaataaaaaaacagaaaaatgataaTGTGAGGAGTAGAAAAAGCAGTGATTAATTTACTGAGCCTTTGGAGACGACGTTAGTGAAGAAGTCTTTGTTGATTAGAGCTCCGTTTCTCTTCTGTTTGAGGtacaaaccaaacaaaactcTCAACTCTGCTTCATCAGGGACATAGTCTGCATCCATCTACAGGAAACAAACATTGTTAATAAAACTGAGGAGCTGAAAGTACAGATCATAAATGTTTATAATATTGCACTACTGCAATATATTAGTTATATTTTAGACTGCTGTACCTAGCTGCCAATTTTTATGCATACTTTTAACACCTGTTCTGTCCTTACAGTTTTTAAATTCTACGTTTCATGTTGTGGGACGAGAGATAGGCGATTTCAATTATCTCCATGTCTTCTATTTATAGTAGaattgacaataaagttgaCTTTTCACCACCTGGAGGACACAGTAGTTGCCGTTCTTCTTTTTGGAAAGGATTTTGAACGCCTCCTCGTCGTATCCTGGTGCAATGATGCCGTCTGACACCTGGGCAGATGAAGTTAAGTTTCAGATCAGAAACTGTAATGTGATCaacttttttaatgtttctttaGACTTTACTTCTCTTGATATGATCTTGGCAGTGGGAACATCACAAATGTCTGACAGAGCGATGAAATCACCAAAAGACGACATTCTGTCAGAACCTGAAACATTGACCAAAACACCCTGttgtataattttttatttttacatcttCAAACGAGTGATTTAAATTTTCCTTGAATGTCTGACCTCTTGCACGGGCATAAGCTGTGGCCAGGGGTGTGAGATCCTTCAGTAGGTCATGCACCATGCACACTTTAGCTTCCTCCTCACTCAGAGGAACTCCAACAGCAGCTCCTACAAAAGAAAAAGTCCAGCATCAGGTGATAAAAGGAGACTGAAAGGCTTCATAGTGCTGCTCCTCGTCTCACCAGCAGGACTGACGTGTTTGAAGGAGGCAGCAGCCGCCATGCCGAGAGCGTTCTTCAGCTCTCTGACCAGCTGCCACGCGTTCAAAGCATCACACAGGTTGATGAAGCCAGGAGAACCATTTACCACTGAGAGAGAAAAGACATGAGACAGGAGTTCCAAAGAAAATATCCACTCCTCATCTGTAAACAGATGTTCTCCTcgacataataaaaaaatagcttCTGGATGTTGGATGCACTGATTTGTAttgctgtagtcaaccaaggaaatggttggtggGCCAAGACTATGACACACGTAGCGATTGGtcgaccaaaaaataaataaataaattagaataaaTGTGAGCAGATGCAGAGGAGgacaaggagaaagaaaaatagacatattttgtggtgctgatttgcttttaaacacagaccatttatgatatgaacgttattcaagctttgaccagaacccgacaaagcaaaagtgaaaccaaCAGGTCAGACagaaaccgacaattaaaacttatttttttcccctcataaaaatgacatatttacgtttgttttagttgtaagcctgctttcattaataaacaactgctaatgtcaacatcagatcagcgcacggggaaacaaaCACACGTCAAACACATGTCCGCAGCGCATGCCGCGGCACCAGAAACAGCAGTATCGTATCAAacataaggataatccatgttcttgtgcagaaaaaggactgCGCTGAGGACAGTGCACTACGCACTGACAGCTGAAGCTCAACACTTATATTTTTTGCAGCCAGCAAttacacagctgttgctggacatagaatcatgtttaggcattaaataaattatatttgatatttaatctttatctctataagtgcattgcatttcttttttttttttctttaaattgtattgaaactgatacacAAGTCGACAACTACTGCgtcgaccaattagtcgactaaacgaccaa containing:
- the atic gene encoding bifunctional purine biosynthesis protein ATIC produces the protein MASKELAVLSVSDKSGLLDFARRLEDAGLSLVASGGTAKVLRDAGLTVRDVSELTGHPEMLGGRVKTLHPAVHGGILARKSPSDSADMEKLGYSLVRVVACNLYPFVKTVSNPDVTVDDAVEQIDIGGVTLLRAAAKNHARVTIVCDPADYSMVAKEMEASEDKDTTLETRRTLALKAFTHTAQYDDAISDYFRGQFSRGVSQLTLRYGMNPHQAPAQIYTQRPALPLTVVNGSPGFINLCDALNAWQLVRELKNALGMAAAASFKHVSPAGAAVGVPLSEEEAKVCMVHDLLKDLTPLATAYARARGSDRMSSFGDFIALSDICDVPTAKIISREVSDGIIAPGYDEEAFKILSKKKNGNYCVLQMDADYVPDEAELRVLFGLYLKQKRNGALINKDFFTNVVSKGSLSEEAVRDLIVATIAVKYTQSNSVCYAKDGQVIGIGAGQQSRIHCTRLAGDKADNWWLRHHPSVLSFRFRSGVKRAEMANAIDQYVSDTIGEGPDLEVWKSMFDEVPPPLSQTEKKNWISSLKAVAVSSDAFFPFRDNIDRAKRSGVAYIAAPAGSAADAVVINACNEQGITLVHTNLRLFHH